A window from Pseudomonas frederiksbergensis encodes these proteins:
- a CDS encoding copper resistance system multicopper oxidase has product MHSNTTRRTFVKGLAAGGLLGGLGLWRTPVWAVTSPGEPQVLAGTDFDLFIGETPVNITGNPRTAMTINGGIPGPLLRWREGDTVTLRVKNKLNANTSIHWHGILLPANMDGVPGLSFHGIEPNGTYVYQFKVRQNGTYWYHSHSGFQEQSGVYGPLVIDAKEPEPFQYDRDYVVMLTDWTDEDPVGLMKTLKKQSDYYNHNKPTVGDFIHDVSEKGWGSTVADRKMWAEMKMNPTDLADVSGATYTYLMNGQAPNSNWTGVFRPGEKLRLRFINGSAMTYFDVRIPGLKMTVVAADGLHVKPVSVDEFRIAVAETFDVIVEPTEAAYTLFAQSMDRTGFARGTLAAKAGLSAPVPPLDPRPLVTMDDMGMGGMDHGSMAGMDHSAMAMPGMQSHPETEKDNPLVDMQAMTTAPKLDDPGLGLRNNGRRVLTYSDLRSTFEDPDGRDPSRTIELHLTGHMEKFAWSFNGVKFSDAEPVRLKYGERVRVVLVNDTMMTHPIHLHGMWSDLEDENGEFMVRKHTIDMPPGSRRSYRVTADALGRWAYHCHLLYHMEMGMFREVRVEE; this is encoded by the coding sequence ATGCATTCCAACACAACAAGACGCACCTTCGTGAAGGGCCTGGCCGCAGGCGGGCTCCTTGGCGGCCTCGGGTTATGGCGCACACCTGTCTGGGCGGTCACCAGTCCCGGCGAGCCTCAGGTGCTGGCAGGCACCGATTTCGACCTGTTCATCGGCGAAACCCCGGTCAACATCACCGGTAATCCGCGCACCGCGATGACCATCAACGGCGGTATTCCCGGCCCCCTGCTGCGCTGGCGCGAAGGCGACACGGTGACGCTGCGGGTAAAGAACAAACTCAACGCCAACACCTCCATTCACTGGCACGGCATCTTGCTGCCAGCCAACATGGACGGCGTGCCGGGGCTGAGCTTTCACGGCATCGAGCCGAATGGCACGTACGTCTACCAGTTCAAGGTCCGGCAGAATGGCACTTACTGGTACCACAGCCATTCCGGTTTTCAGGAACAGTCCGGCGTTTACGGGCCACTGGTGATCGATGCAAAGGAGCCGGAGCCTTTCCAGTACGACCGCGATTACGTGGTGATGCTGACCGACTGGACCGATGAAGATCCGGTCGGCCTGATGAAGACGCTGAAAAAGCAATCCGATTACTACAACCACAACAAGCCCACCGTGGGTGATTTCATCCACGACGTCAGTGAGAAAGGTTGGGGTTCCACGGTCGCCGATCGAAAAATGTGGGCCGAAATGAAGATGAACCCCACCGACCTGGCCGACGTCAGCGGCGCAACTTACACCTACTTGATGAACGGCCAGGCGCCGAACTCGAACTGGACGGGTGTGTTCCGGCCGGGCGAAAAGCTGCGCCTGCGCTTCATCAATGGCTCCGCCATGACGTATTTCGACGTGCGCATTCCCGGGCTGAAAATGACGGTGGTCGCTGCGGATGGCCTGCACGTCAAACCGGTGAGTGTCGATGAGTTTCGCATTGCGGTGGCAGAGACCTTCGATGTGATTGTCGAGCCCACCGAAGCGGCTTACACCTTGTTCGCCCAGTCGATGGATCGGACTGGCTTTGCACGCGGCACGCTCGCAGCGAAGGCGGGGTTATCCGCGCCGGTACCGCCGCTGGACCCTCGGCCGCTGGTGACCATGGATGACATGGGCATGGGCGGCATGGATCACGGCAGCATGGCGGGCATGGATCACAGCGCCATGGCCATGCCCGGCATGCAGTCCCATCCCGAGACGGAAAAAGACAACCCGCTGGTGGACATGCAAGCCATGACTACCGCCCCCAAACTCGACGACCCCGGCCTTGGCCTGCGCAACAACGGGCGGCGTGTCCTGACCTATTCCGACCTGCGCAGCACCTTCGAAGACCCGGACGGTCGCGACCCGAGCCGTACCATCGAGCTGCACCTCACCGGCCACATGGAAAAATTCGCCTGGTCGTTCAACGGCGTGAAGTTCTCCGACGCCGAACCTGTGCGCCTCAAATACGGCGAGCGGGTTCGGGTGGTGCTGGTCAACGACACGATGATGACCCACCCGATCCATCTGCATGGCATGTGGAGCGACCTCGAAGACGAGAACGGCGAATTCATGGTGCGCAAACACACCATCGACATGCCACCCGGTTCCCGACGCAGCTATCGTGTCACCGCCGATGCGCTCGGCCGCTGGGCCTATCACTGCCATCTTCTGTACCACATGGAAATGGGCATGTTCCGTGAAGTTCGGGTGGAAGAATGA
- the rssC gene encoding anti-sigma factor antagonist RssC — translation MSTGRIQFAEQDGTFVLKFVGEVRLTLCSALDATIERIFTALNFNTIVIDLTETRSIDSTTLGLLAKLSILSRQKVGLLPTVVTTHEDITRLLQSMGFEQVFNIVDRPIPCPECLTDLPDQDQSEEVVRIKVLEAHKILMGLNDSNREAFHDLVNALERH, via the coding sequence ATGAGTACCGGTAGAATCCAGTTCGCCGAGCAGGATGGCACCTTCGTCCTGAAGTTCGTCGGTGAAGTTCGCCTGACCCTGTGTTCGGCGTTGGATGCGACTATCGAGCGGATCTTCACGGCGTTGAACTTCAACACAATCGTGATCGACCTGACCGAAACCCGCAGCATCGACAGCACGACGTTGGGCCTGCTGGCCAAGCTGTCGATCCTGTCGCGGCAAAAGGTCGGCTTGCTGCCGACCGTCGTCACCACCCACGAAGACATCACCCGTCTGCTGCAGTCCATGGGCTTCGAGCAAGTGTTCAACATTGTTGACCGCCCGATCCCGTGCCCTGAGTGCCTGACCGACCTGCCAGACCAGGATCAGTCCGAAGAAGTGGTACGGATCAAAGTGCTCGAAGCGCACAAGATCCTCATGGGCCTGAACGACTCCAATCGTGAAGCGTTCCATGATCTGGTGAACGCCCTCGAGCGTCACTGA
- a CDS encoding cupin domain-containing protein, with the protein MNSHKAVAVSLALLSAAFFTSAALAEGAGLIASTPSELKWTAAPSVGPGAMIAVIEGDLKAAEPFTLRLKLPANTKIGVHTHPVTERVTVISGIFYFATGDTFDSARAKAYQPGDTLIIPVGMPMYGASREQETVLQLHGTGPWGITYLNPADDPRNSKM; encoded by the coding sequence ATGAACTCCCACAAAGCTGTCGCTGTTTCGCTGGCCTTGCTCAGCGCAGCCTTCTTCACATCTGCCGCCCTGGCCGAGGGAGCGGGTTTGATTGCCTCCACCCCATCCGAACTCAAGTGGACAGCCGCGCCGTCGGTGGGGCCCGGTGCGATGATTGCAGTGATTGAAGGTGACTTGAAAGCCGCCGAGCCTTTCACTCTGCGCTTGAAGCTGCCGGCAAATACGAAAATCGGCGTGCATACCCATCCCGTGACCGAACGCGTAACCGTTATCTCAGGCATTTTCTACTTCGCCACCGGAGACACATTCGATTCGGCACGGGCCAAGGCCTATCAACCGGGTGATACCCTGATCATTCCCGTCGGCATGCCGATGTACGGCGCCAGTCGAGAGCAGGAAACCGTACTCCAACTCCACGGCACGGGGCCTTGGGGGATCACCTACCTCAACCCGGCGGACGACCCTAGAAACAGCAAAATGTAG
- a CDS encoding copper resistance protein B, whose amino-acid sequence MTRLTSLSLALVTASLTLSSAMAATDDMQNMDHSQMPGMDHSQMQSMDDGQMQPAAPTESRTPIPALTDADRAAVYASPSGHMVHDTALNYYFLADKLEWQDADDGSTLAWDMSGWIGGDIDRLWLRSEGERTNGKTEDAEIQALWGHAISPWWDVVTGIRQDFKPGDPQTWAAFGVQGMALYNFETEATAFIGEGGQTAARLEGDYDILLTNRLILQPTAELNFYGKNDPQRGIGSGLSNTEAGLRLRYEIRREIAPYIGVTWNRTYGKTADYANDEGEDRSEARLVLGVRLWF is encoded by the coding sequence ATGACCAGACTCACTTCCCTCTCTTTGGCACTCGTGACCGCGAGCCTGACACTCTCTTCGGCGATGGCCGCCACCGACGACATGCAGAACATGGATCACAGCCAGATGCCGGGCATGGACCATAGCCAAATGCAAAGCATGGACGACGGCCAGATGCAGCCCGCCGCACCGACCGAAAGCCGCACGCCGATCCCGGCGCTGACCGATGCCGACCGGGCCGCCGTGTATGCCAGTCCGTCCGGCCACATGGTGCATGACACCGCGCTCAACTACTACTTCCTCGCCGACAAACTCGAATGGCAGGACGCTGACGACGGCAGCACCCTGGCCTGGGACATGTCCGGCTGGATCGGCGGCGACATCGATCGCCTGTGGCTGCGCTCCGAAGGCGAACGCACCAACGGCAAAACCGAAGACGCCGAAATCCAGGCCCTGTGGGGCCACGCCATCTCCCCGTGGTGGGACGTGGTGACCGGCATTCGCCAGGATTTCAAACCTGGCGACCCGCAAACCTGGGCCGCGTTCGGCGTGCAAGGGATGGCGCTGTACAACTTCGAAACTGAGGCCACCGCCTTCATCGGCGAAGGCGGCCAAACCGCTGCACGACTGGAAGGCGACTACGACATCCTGCTGACCAACCGATTGATTCTGCAGCCAACCGCCGAACTCAACTTCTACGGCAAAAACGATCCGCAACGGGGGATCGGTTCCGGGTTATCCAACACCGAAGCCGGCCTGCGGCTGCGCTATGAAATCCGCCGGGAAATCGCGCCCTATATCGGCGTGACCTGGAACCGCACCTACGGCAAAACCGCCGACTACGCCAACGATGAAGGTGAGGACCGCAGCGAAGCACGCCTGGTCCTCGGTGTTCGCCTGTGGTTTTAA
- the rssB gene encoding two-component system response regulator RssB, protein MPKTSATLLIIDDDEVVRASLAAYLEDSGFSVLQASNGQQGLQVFEQDKPDLVICDLRMPQMGGLELIRQVTELSPQTPVIVVSGAGVMNDAVEALRLGAADYLIKPLEDLAVLEHSVRRALDRARLLLENQRYREKLEKANRELAASLNLLQEDQNAGRQVQMNMLPVSPWTIDEFQFAHQIIPSLYLSGDFVDYFRVDERRVAFYLADVSGHGASSAFVTVLLKFMTTRLLFESKRSGTLPEFKPSEVLGHINRGLISCKLGKHVTMVGGVIDEETGLLTYSIGGHLPLPVLYTPDSVRYLEGRGLPVGLFNEATYEDHVLELPPTFSLTLMSDGILDLLPEPTLKEKEAALPQRVKAAGGSLDGLRQVFGLATLGEMPDDIALLVLSRNL, encoded by the coding sequence ATGCCAAAAACCAGTGCCACGCTGCTGATAATCGATGATGACGAAGTAGTGCGCGCGAGCCTCGCCGCCTATTTGGAAGACAGTGGTTTCAGCGTCTTGCAGGCCAGCAATGGCCAGCAGGGTCTTCAGGTATTCGAGCAAGACAAGCCCGACTTGGTCATCTGCGATTTGCGCATGCCACAGATGGGCGGGCTCGAACTCATTCGCCAGGTCACCGAGCTGTCACCACAAACCCCGGTGATCGTGGTTTCGGGCGCCGGCGTGATGAACGACGCGGTCGAGGCCCTGCGCCTGGGCGCGGCGGATTACCTGATCAAGCCTCTCGAAGATCTGGCTGTGCTCGAGCACTCTGTGCGCCGGGCCCTGGATCGTGCGCGCCTGCTGCTGGAAAACCAGCGCTACCGCGAGAAGCTGGAAAAGGCCAACCGCGAACTCGCCGCCAGCCTGAACCTGCTCCAGGAAGACCAGAACGCCGGTCGCCAGGTGCAGATGAACATGCTGCCGGTCAGCCCCTGGACCATCGACGAGTTCCAGTTTGCTCACCAGATCATCCCGTCGCTGTACCTGTCGGGTGATTTCGTCGACTACTTTCGGGTCGACGAGCGTCGGGTAGCGTTCTACCTGGCGGACGTTTCCGGTCATGGCGCCTCTTCAGCCTTTGTCACCGTGCTGCTGAAGTTCATGACCACGCGCTTGCTGTTCGAATCCAAGCGCAGCGGTACATTGCCGGAATTCAAGCCTTCAGAGGTCCTTGGTCATATCAACCGAGGCCTGATCAGTTGTAAGCTGGGTAAACACGTCACAATGGTCGGTGGAGTCATCGACGAGGAGACAGGTTTGTTGACCTATAGCATCGGTGGTCATTTGCCGTTGCCTGTGTTGTACACGCCAGACAGTGTTCGTTACCTGGAAGGGCGTGGTCTGCCGGTGGGCCTCTTCAATGAAGCCACCTACGAAGATCACGTACTGGAACTGCCACCGACGTTCAGCCTGACGCTGATGTCCGATGGCATTCTGGACCTTTTGCCAGAACCTACACTCAAAGAAAAAGAGGCGGCTTTGCCCCAGCGGGTCAAGGCAGCGGGCGGCAGCCTGGATGGTCTGCGGCAGGTTTTTGGATTGGCCACGCTAGGGGAGATGCCGGATGATATCGCCCTGTTGGTGTTGAGCAGGAATCTTTAA
- a CDS encoding transporter substrate-binding domain-containing protein, protein MNNLKSTMLLGGLLALSFAAQAEPSHLDSVIQQGQLRVCTTGDYKPYTVKAEDGEYSGIDITMARSLADSLGVKVEWVQTTWKTLMPDMLAGKCDIGVGGISVTLERQKKAFFSTTLDVDGKIPLVRCEDQALYQTVEQINQPSVRLVEPAGGTNEAFVHAFLPKAQLRLHDNVTIFQELLDKKADVMITDASEALYQQKLKPGLCAVNPKQFMQYGEKAYLLPRDDMTWKLYVDQWLHLAKVTGNYQKILGQWIATPEPK, encoded by the coding sequence ATGAACAACCTGAAAAGCACAATGCTGCTCGGTGGCCTGCTCGCTCTATCGTTTGCCGCTCAGGCAGAGCCATCGCATCTGGACAGCGTCATCCAACAGGGCCAACTGCGCGTGTGCACAACAGGCGACTACAAACCCTATACCGTCAAAGCCGAAGACGGCGAATACTCGGGCATCGACATCACCATGGCCCGCTCGCTGGCCGACAGCCTGGGCGTCAAGGTCGAGTGGGTGCAGACCACCTGGAAAACCCTGATGCCCGACATGCTCGCGGGCAAATGCGACATCGGCGTCGGCGGCATATCGGTCACGCTGGAGCGCCAGAAAAAAGCCTTCTTCAGCACCACGCTGGACGTCGACGGCAAAATCCCGCTGGTGCGCTGCGAAGATCAGGCGCTGTACCAGACCGTCGAGCAAATCAACCAGCCTTCGGTTCGTTTAGTCGAACCGGCCGGCGGCACCAACGAAGCCTTTGTTCACGCCTTCCTGCCCAAGGCGCAATTGCGCCTTCACGACAACGTGACCATCTTCCAGGAACTGCTGGACAAGAAGGCTGACGTGATGATCACCGACGCTTCGGAAGCGCTCTATCAGCAGAAACTCAAACCCGGTCTGTGCGCGGTGAACCCGAAGCAATTCATGCAATACGGCGAGAAGGCTTACTTGCTGCCGCGTGATGACATGACCTGGAAGTTGTACGTCGATCAGTGGCTACACCTGGCCAAAGTCACGGGCAACTACCAAAAAATTCTGGGCCAGTGGATAGCAACACCCGAACCCAAATAA
- the copC gene encoding copper homeostasis periplasmic binding protein CopC has product MRMIKTTAVAIGLLMSALAQAHPKLLSSTPAEGADGAAPSKIELHFSENLMTQFSGAKLVMTEMPGMAHSPMPMKAKVSGGSDPKTMVITPLSPLPTGTYKVEWRAVSSDTHPITGNVTFKVK; this is encoded by the coding sequence ATGCGCATGATTAAAACTACCGCCGTTGCCATTGGACTGCTCATGAGCGCGCTCGCTCAAGCGCACCCGAAACTGCTGTCCTCCACCCCGGCCGAAGGCGCGGACGGTGCGGCACCGAGCAAGATCGAACTGCACTTCTCGGAGAACCTCATGACCCAGTTCTCCGGCGCAAAACTGGTCATGACCGAAATGCCTGGCATGGCGCACTCCCCCATGCCGATGAAAGCCAAAGTCTCCGGCGGCAGCGATCCGAAAACCATGGTCATCACCCCGCTTTCGCCACTGCCCACCGGCACCTACAAAGTCGAATGGCGCGCGGTGTCGTCGGACACCCACCCGATCACCGGCAACGTCACGTTCAAAGTGAAGTGA
- the tal gene encoding transaldolase, giving the protein MTSKLEQLKQMTTVVADTGDFEAIARVKPVDATTNPSLLLKAAAIPSYAELLNACVSDCKSDVGLASDRFGVAVGQEILKVIPGRISTEVDARLSFDTDAVLKRAHRLIDLYDKAGIGRDRVLIKIASTWEGIRAAEILEKEGIQTNLTLLFSFAQAAACADAGVFLISPFVGRIYDWYKKANGNDYTGADDPGVQSVTRIYNYYKANDYKTVVMGASFRNLNQIEQLAGCDRLTISPDLIDKLAADTGKLERKLAPGHAGEARLSLNEAQFRWLSNEDAMATEKLAEGIRQFARDQEKLEALLQAKL; this is encoded by the coding sequence ATGACTTCCAAGCTGGAACAACTCAAACAAATGACCACCGTGGTTGCCGACACCGGCGACTTCGAAGCTATCGCTCGCGTTAAACCCGTGGACGCTACCACCAACCCTTCCCTGCTGCTCAAAGCGGCGGCCATTCCCAGTTATGCCGAGTTGCTGAACGCTTGCGTCAGCGACTGCAAGAGCGATGTGGGCCTGGCCAGCGACCGTTTTGGCGTTGCGGTAGGGCAAGAAATTCTGAAAGTGATCCCCGGCCGTATTTCCACCGAAGTGGATGCGCGCCTGTCGTTCGACACTGACGCCGTATTGAAGCGTGCGCACCGTCTGATCGACTTGTACGACAAGGCCGGCATTGGCCGTGACCGCGTGCTGATCAAGATCGCTTCCACCTGGGAAGGCATCCGTGCTGCCGAAATTCTGGAAAAAGAAGGCATTCAGACCAACCTGACGTTGCTGTTTTCGTTTGCTCAGGCTGCGGCGTGTGCTGACGCCGGGGTGTTCCTGATTTCGCCGTTCGTGGGTCGCATCTACGACTGGTACAAGAAAGCCAACGGCAACGACTACACCGGCGCGGATGATCCGGGCGTGCAGTCGGTGACACGCATATACAACTACTACAAGGCCAATGACTACAAGACTGTGGTCATGGGTGCGAGCTTCCGTAACCTGAATCAGATCGAGCAGCTGGCCGGTTGCGACCGTCTGACCATCAGCCCGGATCTGATTGATAAGCTGGCGGCGGACACTGGCAAGCTGGAGCGCAAATTGGCGCCGGGTCATGCTGGTGAAGCGCGTTTGAGCTTGAATGAAGCGCAGTTCCGTTGGTTGTCCAACGAGGATGCGATGGCGACCGAGAAACTGGCTGAGGGTATTCGCCAGTTCGCTCGCGACCAGGAGAAGCTTGAGGCGTTGCTGCAAGCCAAGCTGTGA
- the copD gene encoding copper homeostasis membrane protein CopD, whose product MSDSVSIALRFGLYVDLMLLFGLALFGLYSLKGQERISGAVLPFRSMLVGTTVLGVLFSIASMVMMASAMSGETDFAELRPHIEMMVLETDVGLAWVVRLIALVVGGLAVVFNRRAPGSSLLIASIASASALASLAWNGHGAMDEGDLRFWHFITDIWHLLASGAWFGALVALALMAKINALQTEERIRLLARAVRRFEWVGAVIVAVITVTGVVNYLFIVGPTLDDLLLSTYGILLSIKIALFAGMLVLAALNRFHLGPFLERSLRDGQYRVAANALRRSVVVELAAAVLIVGLVAWLGTLSPGMEMGAE is encoded by the coding sequence ATGAGCGACTCGGTCAGCATTGCACTGCGCTTTGGGTTGTATGTGGATTTGATGCTGCTGTTTGGCCTGGCGCTGTTTGGGCTCTATAGCCTTAAAGGACAGGAACGGATTTCCGGCGCGGTGTTGCCGTTTCGGTCGATGTTGGTGGGCACGACGGTGCTGGGTGTGCTGTTTTCCATCGCCAGCATGGTGATGATGGCGAGCGCCATGAGCGGTGAGACTGACTTTGCCGAGTTGCGCCCGCATATCGAAATGATGGTGCTTGAGACAGATGTGGGATTGGCCTGGGTCGTGCGCCTCATCGCGCTGGTGGTCGGCGGTTTGGCGGTCGTATTCAACCGACGAGCACCAGGATCCAGCCTGCTGATCGCGTCTATTGCCAGCGCTAGCGCCCTCGCCAGCCTGGCCTGGAACGGTCATGGGGCGATGGATGAAGGTGACCTTCGTTTTTGGCATTTCATCACTGACATCTGGCATCTGCTGGCTTCGGGGGCCTGGTTCGGTGCGCTGGTCGCGCTTGCCTTGATGGCAAAGATCAACGCGCTGCAAACCGAGGAACGCATCAGATTGCTGGCTCGGGCTGTCCGCCGATTTGAGTGGGTGGGCGCGGTGATCGTGGCCGTTATCACGGTCACAGGCGTCGTGAATTACCTGTTCATCGTGGGCCCGACGCTCGACGATCTATTGCTCAGCACCTACGGGATTTTACTGTCGATCAAAATCGCGCTGTTTGCCGGGATGCTGGTGCTCGCCGCGTTGAACCGGTTTCACCTGGGACCGTTTTTGGAGCGGTCGTTGCGTGACGGTCAATATCGGGTGGCAGCGAATGCGTTGCGCCGCAGCGTGGTGGTTGAATTGGCAGCGGCGGTGCTGATAGTGGGGCTGGTGGCGTGGTTGGGGACGTTGAGTCCAGGGATGGAAATGGGCGCGGAGTAA
- the dusA gene encoding tRNA dihydrouridine(20/20a) synthase DusA: MSITNATPAPLSRRFSVAPMMDWTDRHCRFFLRLLSKHALLYTEMVTTGALLNGDHDRFLRHNEAEHPLALQLGGSVPLDLAMCARMAQEHGYDEVNLNVGCPSDRVQNNMIGACLMGHPQLVADCVKAMRDAVSIPVTVKHRIGINGRDSYEELCDFVGTVRDAGCTSFTVHARIAILEGLSPKENRDIPPLRYDVAARLKTDFPELEIILNGGIKTLEACHEHLQTFDGVMLGREAYHNPYVMAEVDQQLFGSTAPVISRAEALAQLRPYIAAHIDAGGSMHHITRHVLGLGTGFPGARKFRQLLSVDIHKAKEPLVLLDQAAELLEGR; the protein is encoded by the coding sequence ATGTCCATAACCAACGCAACACCCGCCCCGCTCTCCCGCCGCTTCAGCGTTGCGCCCATGATGGATTGGACTGATAGGCATTGCCGTTTTTTCCTACGCCTACTCTCCAAGCACGCCCTCCTCTACACAGAAATGGTCACCACCGGCGCGCTCCTAAACGGCGATCACGACCGCTTCCTGCGTCACAACGAAGCCGAACACCCGCTCGCGCTGCAACTCGGCGGCAGCGTCCCGCTGGACCTGGCGATGTGCGCGCGCATGGCGCAGGAGCACGGTTACGACGAGGTGAATCTGAATGTCGGCTGCCCGAGTGATCGGGTGCAGAACAATATGATTGGTGCGTGCCTGATGGGGCATCCGCAGTTGGTGGCGGATTGTGTGAAGGCAATGCGTGATGCGGTGTCGATTCCTGTGACGGTGAAGCACCGCATCGGGATTAATGGGCGGGACAGTTACGAGGAGTTGTGTGATTTCGTCGGTACGGTTCGGGATGCCGGGTGCACGAGTTTTACGGTGCATGCGCGGATTGCGATTCTGGAGGGGTTGTCGCCGAAGGAGAATCGCGACATTCCACCTCTGCGTTATGACGTGGCGGCGCGGTTGAAGACGGATTTTCCGGAGTTGGAGATTATTCTCAACGGCGGGATCAAGACGCTGGAAGCCTGTCACGAGCATTTGCAGACGTTCGACGGCGTGATGTTGGGCCGTGAGGCTTATCACAACCCTTATGTGATGGCTGAGGTGGATCAGCAACTGTTCGGCAGCACGGCGCCGGTGATCAGCCGGGCTGAGGCGCTGGCGCAGTTGCGGCCTTATATAGCGGCGCATATTGATGCGGGCGGCTCGATGCACCACATCACTCGGCATGTGCTGGGGCTGGGCACCGGGTTTCCCGGGGCGCGGAAGTTTCGGCAGTTGTTGTCGGTGGATATTCACAAGGCTAAAGAGCCTTTAGTGTTGCTGGATCAGGCGGCGGAGTTGCTTGAAGGGCGTTAA
- a CDS encoding murein L,D-transpeptidase catalytic domain family protein yields MALDRFCFLFSALLLTSVSVPAAYADSLEAALLKAAPGANAKVIGLAVRATQCSLAQGKAPVQRLAVIDYSLPSTEQRLWVFDLKKRKLLFHELVAHGRNSGENMAVKFSNQNESFATSLGLYRTQSSYVGQNGYSLRMEGLEPGFNDKAFERAIVIHGAPYVSPVLARTNGRIGRSLGCPAVRPAIAHKLIDSMKDGQLLFSYYPDQRWLKSSSYINCGGGTVATTSTPGTRQ; encoded by the coding sequence ATGGCGCTAGACCGCTTTTGTTTCCTGTTCTCGGCCCTGCTGCTGACGTCAGTTTCAGTACCGGCAGCCTACGCCGATTCGCTTGAAGCCGCGCTGCTCAAAGCAGCACCTGGCGCCAACGCCAAAGTCATCGGGCTGGCCGTACGCGCGACTCAATGCAGCTTGGCCCAAGGTAAAGCGCCTGTCCAAAGACTTGCTGTCATCGACTACTCACTGCCTTCGACCGAACAACGGTTGTGGGTGTTCGATCTGAAGAAACGTAAATTACTGTTCCACGAACTGGTCGCCCACGGTCGCAACAGCGGCGAGAACATGGCGGTCAAGTTCTCCAACCAGAATGAAAGCTTTGCCACCAGCCTGGGTTTGTATCGGACCCAATCGAGCTACGTCGGCCAGAACGGGTATTCCTTGCGCATGGAAGGCCTGGAGCCGGGGTTCAATGACAAAGCGTTCGAGCGAGCGATCGTTATTCACGGGGCGCCTTATGTCAGTCCGGTTCTTGCCCGAACCAATGGCCGGATTGGTAGAAGCCTGGGGTGTCCGGCGGTGCGGCCAGCAATTGCGCATAAGTTGATTGATTCAATGAAAGATGGGCAGTTGTTGTTTTCTTACTATCCGGATCAGCGCTGGTTGAAGTCGTCTTCGTATATCAATTGCGGGGGCGGCACCGTGGCCACAACATCAACGCCCGGTACACGCCAATAA
- a CDS encoding heavy-metal-associated domain-containing protein, translating into MNSTELQVDGMSCGSCVKHINAALQPLAGVGEVTVDLTAGRVKVTGDAESDVLLSALKEAGYPASVLTEDKHEGVKKKSGCGGSSCCCH; encoded by the coding sequence ATGAACAGCACTGAACTGCAAGTCGATGGCATGAGTTGCGGGAGTTGCGTCAAACACATCAACGCCGCATTGCAACCACTCGCAGGAGTGGGTGAAGTGACAGTCGATCTGACGGCCGGTCGGGTCAAGGTGACTGGAGATGCCGAGAGCGATGTTCTGTTATCGGCACTGAAAGAGGCCGGGTATCCAGCAAGCGTACTGACAGAAGACAAACATGAAGGCGTAAAGAAGAAGTCTGGCTGCGGCGGTTCAAGTTGCTGCTGTCACTGA